In one Pseudodesulfovibrio tunisiensis genomic region, the following are encoded:
- the fliS gene encoding flagellar export chaperone FliS: MANPAKAYLATQVETTTQGELLIMLYDAAIKFLKRAKMEMENRDFAKKGIYISKAMAIIHELAECLNREKGGEITPKLSQLYFFCTTHLTKANIRMDTKMIDDVIKIMQGLRSAYAQIVPQHEGTAPAAKPQARSIPQIPRPQAVPGASVPTPPTGMARPKMPTPPRPAQSTVRPPAEQQTANPAPEAAAAAPESAPAPKPTPQPVQPPKRPLMNATRLRARNAYGSNR, from the coding sequence ATGGCCAATCCAGCCAAGGCATATCTCGCGACCCAGGTGGAAACCACCACCCAGGGAGAACTGCTCATCATGCTCTATGACGCGGCTATCAAATTCCTGAAGCGCGCGAAAATGGAGATGGAGAACCGGGATTTTGCCAAGAAAGGCATCTACATTTCCAAGGCCATGGCCATCATCCACGAACTGGCCGAATGCCTGAACCGGGAAAAGGGTGGAGAAATCACGCCCAAGCTGAGCCAGCTCTATTTCTTCTGCACCACGCACCTGACCAAGGCCAACATCCGCATGGACACCAAAATGATCGATGACGTCATCAAGATCATGCAAGGCCTCAGGTCCGCCTACGCCCAAATCGTGCCCCAGCACGAAGGTACTGCTCCGGCCGCAAAGCCGCAGGCGCGTTCCATACCGCAAATCCCGAGGCCGCAGGCTGTTCCCGGCGCATCCGTCCCCACTCCGCCGACAGGCATGGCCCGGCCCAAGATGCCGACGCCCCCCCGTCCCGCGCAGAGTACGGTACGGCCTCCTGCCGAACAGCAGACCGCAAACCCCGCCCCGGAAGCTGCCGCAGCAGCTCCGGAATCGGCCCCGGCACCCAAGCCGACACCACAGCCAGTGCAACCGCCCAAACGCCCGCTCATGAATGCAACGCGACTCAGGGCGAGAAATGCCTATGGCTCCAACCGATAG
- the fliD gene encoding flagellar filament capping protein FliD — translation MADYTSGQVNFAGLGNGTDFNALIEGLVDVEMARVRRLETWKSSWETKNEEFKTLNTKMLSMKTTLESMDTMNEFLAKSVSTTDSKLLTATANSDIQEAAYNIEIGSLATNDILATASGTSALTDSITSSTTNFTFSYAGESYTLSNISAGTTLEGLVSYINHHAESKDKVRASTIFDGNTYHLQIAGRDLGADNQVIISDTGSMIFKPSDFNESQNAGNAKIKVNGFPPGADEWLERDSNQIKDAVDGLTLNLKNAEPGTQVTLTVSTDTNKIKENVHKFVEAVNIVRTQLQKITKIDTSTKEVQGSILSGNYGVDIIGQNLKNIVADVGKGFEFYNDKTKSGDLYSALSQIGIHTDPQEGSETYGLLKIDDEELDKALKENPTEVAKLFAASDLGESHSPDMTFMGSIKGTTKPGVYDVQIQTSGAGISTATINGHPAKVSGWYITGIPGTDAAGISIRLDNRTANASYSGKVTLKQGKTGELIDELKELTKPFNKHTHQGGPLAVLQENYGDIMDGIDDKIDYENTRIDRMERNLRLKFARLDALLGQYDQKMASLNAQMAQLMKS, via the coding sequence ATGGCTGACTACACATCAGGACAAGTCAACTTCGCGGGTCTGGGCAACGGCACGGACTTCAACGCACTCATCGAGGGTCTCGTCGATGTCGAGATGGCCCGCGTCCGCCGTTTGGAGACATGGAAATCCTCGTGGGAAACGAAAAACGAGGAATTCAAGACTCTCAACACCAAGATGCTGTCCATGAAGACCACGCTGGAATCCATGGATACCATGAACGAATTTCTTGCCAAATCCGTTTCCACCACGGACTCCAAGCTGCTCACGGCCACGGCGAACAGCGATATTCAGGAAGCGGCCTACAACATCGAAATCGGTAGCCTCGCCACCAACGACATCCTTGCCACGGCATCCGGCACCAGTGCCCTGACCGATTCGATCACCTCCAGCACCACGAATTTCACATTTTCCTATGCCGGAGAGTCCTACACCCTGAGCAACATCTCCGCGGGCACCACGCTGGAAGGCCTGGTCAGCTACATCAACCACCACGCGGAATCCAAGGACAAGGTTCGTGCGAGCACCATATTCGACGGCAACACGTACCATCTGCAGATTGCCGGCAGGGACCTCGGCGCAGACAATCAGGTAATTATTTCCGACACCGGTTCCATGATCTTCAAGCCCTCGGATTTCAACGAATCCCAGAACGCGGGCAATGCCAAAATCAAGGTCAACGGCTTTCCCCCGGGTGCGGATGAATGGCTTGAACGCGACTCCAACCAGATCAAGGACGCGGTCGACGGTCTGACCCTGAACCTCAAGAACGCGGAACCCGGAACCCAAGTAACGTTGACTGTTTCCACGGACACGAACAAGATCAAGGAAAACGTCCATAAATTCGTGGAGGCCGTGAACATTGTCCGAACACAGTTGCAGAAGATCACCAAGATCGACACCTCCACCAAGGAAGTGCAGGGGTCCATCCTGTCCGGCAACTACGGCGTGGACATCATCGGCCAGAATCTCAAGAACATCGTGGCCGACGTGGGCAAGGGCTTCGAATTCTACAACGACAAGACAAAGAGCGGCGACCTCTATTCCGCCCTGTCCCAGATCGGCATTCACACCGATCCTCAGGAAGGTTCGGAAACATACGGCCTGCTCAAGATCGATGACGAGGAGCTGGACAAGGCGCTCAAGGAAAATCCCACGGAGGTTGCCAAGCTGTTTGCGGCTTCGGACCTCGGCGAAAGCCATTCCCCGGACATGACCTTCATGGGGTCCATCAAGGGCACCACCAAACCCGGGGTGTACGACGTGCAGATCCAGACCAGCGGTGCAGGCATTTCCACGGCCACCATCAACGGTCATCCGGCCAAGGTTTCCGGGTGGTACATCACGGGCATTCCGGGAACGGATGCGGCAGGTATTTCCATACGTCTGGACAACCGCACCGCAAACGCCAGCTACTCCGGCAAGGTCACCCTCAAGCAGGGCAAGACCGGGGAACTGATCGACGAACTCAAGGAACTGACCAAACCGTTCAACAAGCACACCCATCAGGGCGGCCCCCTCGCAGTTCTTCAGGAGAACTACGGGGATATCATGGATGGTATTGACGACAAGATCGATTACGAGAACACTCGGATCGACCGCATGGAGCGCAACCTGCGCCTGAAGTTCGCCCGTCTCGACGCGCTGCTGGGCCAGTACGACCAGAAAATGGCGTCACTGAACGCACAGATGGCCCAGCTGATGAAATCATAA
- a CDS encoding flagellin produces MALVINHNLMAMNAAANLSKSYDALGVSTRRLSSGLRVGTAADDAAGLAIRELMRADVRSLQQGIRNANDGISLIQTADGALSVIDEKLIRMKELAQQAATGTYSSDQRLIIDSEYQAMASEITRIANSTDFNGVYLLNGALSGENSAHNGAGLKSTGPVKVHFGTGNDSSEDYYYISINNSSASALGLGQSAAAKGGTGEAANAGKSISTQALAQASLDAINDAIVSKDKIRANLGALQNRLENTVTVLGIQAENVQASESRISDVDVATEMTEFVRNQILTQSAVSMLAQANSLPRMALSLIG; encoded by the coding sequence ATGGCCCTCGTTATTAACCACAACCTCATGGCCATGAATGCCGCGGCCAACCTGTCCAAGTCGTACGACGCACTTGGCGTGTCCACTCGCCGCCTGTCTTCTGGTCTTCGTGTCGGCACGGCTGCGGACGATGCCGCAGGTCTGGCCATTCGCGAGCTCATGCGTGCGGACGTCCGCTCCCTGCAGCAGGGCATCCGTAACGCCAACGACGGCATTTCCCTGATCCAGACTGCGGACGGCGCGCTTTCCGTCATCGACGAAAAGCTCATCCGCATGAAGGAACTGGCGCAGCAGGCCGCAACGGGTACCTACAGCTCGGATCAGCGCCTGATCATCGACTCCGAATATCAGGCCATGGCTTCGGAAATCACCCGAATTGCCAACTCCACGGACTTCAACGGCGTCTACCTGCTGAACGGCGCCCTGTCCGGCGAGAATTCCGCGCACAACGGCGCTGGCCTGAAGTCCACCGGTCCGGTCAAGGTCCACTTCGGTACCGGCAATGACTCGTCCGAGGACTACTACTACATCTCCATCAACAACTCCTCGGCCTCCGCACTGGGCCTCGGCCAGTCCGCCGCGGCCAAGGGTGGAACCGGCGAAGCCGCCAATGCGGGCAAGTCCATCTCCACCCAGGCGCTGGCACAGGCCTCCCTTGACGCGATCAACGACGCCATCGTGTCCAAGGACAAGATTCGTGCAAACCTCGGTGCGCTCCAGAACCGTCTGGAAAACACCGTCACGGTTCTGGGCATCCAGGCCGAGAACGTCCAGGCATCGGAATCCCGAATCTCCGACGTGGACGTGGCCACCGAGATGACCGAATTCGTGCGCAACCAGATTCTGACCCAGTCCGCCGTGTCCATGCTGGCTCAGGCCAACTCCCTGCCGAGAATGGCTCTGTCCCTCATCGGCTAG
- a CDS encoding glycosyltransferase family A protein encodes MSLFFLDILDEDLKRSVLASGQGRRHLLETGNKILNRASTAGEHTRALLGLGLDMLLAAWELAPLDGVLANHLLSLHRSLPFLDRESLAAITASATSFQTPDSLEKLRALTDQRDYAGLEAFLAQGYTTEPDNLFWIGQMLDLAALMNSESIWDAALNASWPNALQPHKFRFSGDRAFLNKDHETALKLYAQAQGGPARLRLAACLLANSKQPRALEILRNEIRRRPWQVNTTLTAHDLITGMDQADSQLPGSVCVQLYTFNKADDLNNTLTALAPSLADNMSVTVLNNGSTDHTDDILHVWKDRMGDRLSLLTMPANIGAPAARNWLKHLPASGEFDYVAYLDDDALLPEDWQKHLHTAVRAYPEAGVWGCRVTDASHPNLIQHADLHLKDAGKPDETHRGFAFAFYDACNQDMDFCQFSYTRPCHSVTGCFHLFRGRDLTEGPDFDLRFSPSQFDDLDHDLQLCLQGKAPVYHGHLCVRHCCKSGRLTLAAPAARGNMSGNVLKLETKYERAEFLRLLQADTLRMETDFRRKAQLLADTKDSSR; translated from the coding sequence ATGTCCCTCTTTTTTCTTGACATTCTGGACGAAGACCTCAAACGGTCCGTTCTGGCCTCAGGACAGGGACGGCGGCATCTGCTGGAAACCGGAAACAAAATTCTGAACCGGGCCAGTACAGCCGGAGAACACACGCGAGCACTTCTGGGATTGGGACTGGACATGCTGCTCGCCGCGTGGGAACTGGCTCCGCTGGACGGCGTACTGGCCAATCATCTGCTGTCACTGCACCGCTCCCTTCCGTTCCTCGACCGGGAGTCACTTGCTGCGATCACGGCTTCGGCAACCAGTTTTCAAACTCCGGACTCACTGGAAAAGTTGCGCGCCCTGACCGATCAACGTGACTATGCCGGGCTGGAAGCCTTCCTTGCTCAAGGGTACACGACAGAGCCGGACAATCTTTTCTGGATCGGACAAATGCTTGACCTGGCCGCACTCATGAATTCCGAATCCATTTGGGATGCCGCTCTGAACGCGTCATGGCCCAACGCCTTGCAACCGCACAAATTCCGTTTTTCCGGGGATCGGGCATTTCTGAACAAGGACCACGAAACCGCGTTGAAGCTTTATGCCCAGGCTCAGGGCGGTCCGGCCCGTCTACGCCTTGCGGCCTGTCTTCTTGCAAACAGCAAGCAGCCCCGGGCTCTGGAAATCCTGCGAAACGAAATCCGACGCAGACCCTGGCAGGTCAACACGACCCTGACCGCCCATGATCTGATCACGGGCATGGACCAAGCCGATTCACAACTCCCCGGGAGCGTCTGCGTCCAGCTCTACACGTTCAACAAGGCCGACGATCTGAACAACACTCTGACGGCACTGGCCCCAAGCCTTGCCGACAACATGTCGGTAACAGTGCTGAACAACGGCAGCACCGATCACACGGACGACATCCTTCACGTCTGGAAGGATCGCATGGGCGACAGACTTTCCCTATTGACCATGCCGGCAAACATCGGTGCGCCCGCAGCCCGCAACTGGCTCAAGCACCTCCCTGCCTCCGGGGAATTCGACTATGTGGCCTATCTGGATGACGATGCCCTGCTTCCCGAAGACTGGCAGAAGCACCTTCACACAGCGGTACGGGCATATCCCGAGGCCGGCGTCTGGGGTTGTCGAGTGACGGACGCCTCCCACCCGAACCTGATTCAACACGCCGACCTGCACCTCAAGGATGCCGGGAAACCGGATGAGACACACCGGGGCTTTGCGTTCGCATTTTACGATGCCTGCAATCAGGATATGGATTTCTGCCAATTTTCATACACCCGGCCATGCCACTCGGTCACTGGATGCTTCCACCTGTTTCGAGGCCGCGATCTAACCGAAGGGCCGGACTTTGATCTCAGGTTCTCTCCAAGCCAATTCGACGACCTCGACCACGACCTGCAACTTTGCCTGCAAGGCAAGGCTCCGGTATACCACGGCCATCTTTGCGTACGCCACTGCTGCAAAAGCGGCCGCCTGACTCTGGCCGCCCCGGCAGCCAGGGGAAACATGTCCGGCAACGTCCTCAAGCTGGAAACCAAGTACGAGCGCGCTGAATTCCTGCGACTCCTGCAAGCCGACACCCTGCGCATGGAAACCGACTTTCGGCGCAAGGCGCAACTCCTTGCCGACACAAAGGATTCGTCCCGATAG
- a CDS encoding CgeB family protein has protein sequence MKTPMPRPEISAVPIVGPNGIEDVRLRVGDRTWHLWGRQGRKREADLARSVPDDHAVVLMGTGLGLCARALAKRGIPVAIVDRFPEIRCAAGMSGQINGALLVDDPSPAQTLERLLHWKGQHPGRPIRILRIPVYLRLDRDYCEAVAVALEQESRTDLWQALDYPKFQSARPRILFFDSGYFLCNEIRAALTRMGADFIPLDISGQTTGSTEFIETLLHATLEGKPDFALTVNHFGMDREGRLAELLQRMHLPLASWFVDNPHLILHRYAHPAQDNTILFTFDAGNLDTLRNQGFPNVHYLPLATDPQRFRPGLADSAPDEWTADISFVGNSMTGAIANSLEQARLPRPMQKELPHVAASFGQSGEVDVESHMAGHFPAWKSHVDSLANDPERQLATISLVTWEATRQYRLSCVREIQPFSPLIVGDPGWDSQLSGTHWRRLDYLDYYADLPRFYPRSQISFNCTSRQMKGAVNQRIFDVPACGGFVLTDRREQLEDLFEPETESVAYENPEQISPQIQRLLADKALRKRISRAARKRILAEHTYEHRLARLISVMRQTCL, from the coding sequence ATGAAAACACCCATGCCCAGACCGGAAATATCCGCGGTACCAATCGTCGGTCCGAACGGAATCGAAGACGTCAGACTCCGGGTGGGCGACAGGACATGGCATCTCTGGGGCCGTCAGGGCAGAAAACGGGAAGCGGATTTGGCCCGAAGCGTGCCGGACGATCACGCCGTGGTGCTCATGGGAACGGGCCTCGGCCTGTGTGCAAGGGCACTTGCAAAGCGGGGAATCCCCGTGGCCATAGTGGACAGGTTTCCGGAAATCCGGTGCGCGGCAGGAATGTCGGGCCAAATCAACGGGGCCCTGCTTGTTGACGATCCAAGCCCGGCCCAAACGCTTGAAAGGCTTTTGCACTGGAAGGGACAGCACCCGGGCCGTCCGATCCGGATACTTCGAATCCCGGTCTATCTCCGACTGGATCGGGACTATTGCGAAGCCGTTGCCGTGGCTCTGGAACAAGAGAGCAGAACGGATTTATGGCAAGCCCTCGACTACCCGAAATTCCAATCCGCCCGGCCACGCATTCTGTTCTTCGATTCCGGATATTTTCTCTGCAATGAAATACGGGCCGCCCTGACGCGCATGGGCGCGGATTTCATCCCGCTGGACATCAGCGGTCAGACCACGGGCAGTACCGAATTCATCGAAACACTGTTGCACGCCACTCTCGAAGGCAAACCCGATTTCGCGCTCACCGTGAACCACTTCGGCATGGACCGGGAAGGCCGTCTGGCCGAGCTGCTTCAGCGCATGCACCTGCCTCTGGCCTCATGGTTCGTGGACAATCCCCATCTGATCCTGCACCGTTATGCCCACCCGGCGCAGGACAACACGATCCTGTTCACGTTCGACGCAGGCAACCTCGACACCTTGCGCAACCAGGGATTCCCCAACGTGCACTATCTGCCGCTGGCAACGGACCCGCAACGATTCCGGCCGGGGCTCGCCGATTCCGCTCCCGACGAATGGACAGCGGACATTTCCTTTGTAGGCAATTCCATGACCGGAGCCATAGCCAACAGTCTTGAACAGGCCCGACTTCCCCGCCCAATGCAAAAGGAGCTGCCGCACGTGGCGGCTTCATTCGGCCAGTCCGGTGAGGTGGACGTGGAATCCCACATGGCCGGGCACTTCCCCGCATGGAAAAGCCATGTGGACAGCCTTGCAAACGATCCCGAACGCCAACTGGCCACGATTTCCCTCGTGACATGGGAAGCAACGCGCCAGTACCGGCTTTCCTGCGTACGGGAAATCCAGCCCTTTTCCCCATTGATCGTGGGCGACCCGGGCTGGGATTCGCAACTTTCCGGCACTCACTGGCGCAGGCTCGATTATCTGGACTACTATGCCGACCTGCCCCGCTTCTACCCTCGGTCGCAGATCAGCTTCAACTGTACCAGCCGCCAGATGAAAGGGGCAGTGAACCAGCGGATCTTCGATGTCCCGGCCTGCGGCGGCTTCGTGCTCACGGACCGCAGGGAACAACTCGAAGACCTGTTCGAGCCGGAAACCGAATCCGTTGCCTACGAAAATCCGGAACAGATTTCGCCTCAGATTCAACGCCTTCTTGCGGACAAGGCGTTGAGAAAACGTATTTCCCGCGCAGCAAGAAAACGCATTCTGGCCGAGCACACATATGAGCACAGACTTGCCCGGCTCATATCCGTCATGCGCCAAACGTGCCTTTAG
- a CDS encoding zinc dependent phospholipase C family protein: MPKELIHFHVAQATAARLADTRFAEAAARHESALLLGSVFHDALFYAVTPGAAPAERLAHMLHGADGQDTFALLGLQAELVRQCPKRGPATAAFVGMASHIMTDAVMHPMVWYFSGNYYGDNPLERTLVRQRHRALESLMDMTLVPEMIDNSRYRLRHQLASLNEERPWPVQGLAQMAGLDGPRMQRAVSTGWRIFGTLQSLFPIRPLAQSLFALRRILPDSAAEVAALFYAPQLLAQQSPLQGSIAYRHPATGEHHVASLPQMAETAADRAEALCRNFAPHLFDNAPPPSNAAGPSMDAGLADTPASAMRHFANPPYPEI, encoded by the coding sequence ATGCCCAAGGAACTGATTCACTTTCATGTGGCGCAGGCCACGGCTGCCCGGCTGGCCGACACGCGTTTTGCCGAGGCTGCGGCCCGTCACGAATCCGCCCTGCTTCTCGGGTCGGTGTTCCACGATGCCCTGTTCTATGCGGTCACCCCGGGCGCGGCCCCTGCGGAACGTCTCGCGCACATGCTGCACGGCGCGGATGGACAGGACACCTTCGCCCTGCTCGGACTTCAGGCCGAACTGGTGCGCCAATGCCCCAAACGCGGCCCGGCAACCGCAGCATTCGTGGGAATGGCCTCCCACATCATGACGGACGCGGTCATGCATCCCATGGTCTGGTATTTCTCCGGAAACTATTACGGCGACAATCCTCTGGAAAGGACTCTGGTCCGCCAGCGGCACCGTGCTCTGGAAAGTCTCATGGACATGACCCTCGTGCCGGAGATGATCGACAACTCCCGCTACAGGTTGCGCCACCAGCTCGCATCCCTGAACGAGGAAAGGCCATGGCCCGTGCAGGGTCTGGCCCAAATGGCAGGACTCGACGGCCCACGGATGCAGCGGGCCGTTTCGACCGGCTGGCGGATATTCGGAACGCTCCAGTCCCTGTTTCCGATCCGCCCTCTGGCGCAAAGCCTGTTTGCATTGCGCCGCATCCTTCCGGACAGTGCTGCGGAAGTGGCCGCGCTGTTCTACGCGCCCCAGCTTCTGGCCCAGCAGTCTCCCTTGCAGGGAAGCATAGCCTATCGCCACCCGGCCACGGGCGAACATCATGTCGCATCCCTGCCCCAAATGGCCGAAACCGCAGCGGACCGCGCCGAGGCACTCTGCCGTAATTTTGCGCCACATCTTTTCGACAATGCTCCGCCGCCCTCCAATGCAGCCGGACCATCAATGGACGCAGGGCTGGCCGACACACCGGCTTCGGCCATGCGGCATTTCGCCAATCCGCCCTATCCCGAAATCTGA
- a CDS encoding DUF2721 domain-containing protein — protein sequence MQASIAPFVLISGIGLLLLSMTNRIARPTDLIRQILTEMDTAPAAHRHLLFQQVALLRKRCYILRASIALAILAIFCVSGVTLLLYAIQLFNLQLTHVVEIVFGLSLISLIASLLFLLEDFRITLISLDIEIGRKTEAK from the coding sequence TTGCAGGCGTCTATAGCGCCCTTCGTGCTCATCTCGGGCATTGGACTGCTGCTGCTTTCGATGACCAACCGCATTGCCCGGCCCACGGACCTCATCCGCCAGATTCTGACGGAAATGGACACGGCCCCGGCCGCACACAGACATCTGCTCTTCCAGCAGGTGGCTCTGCTTCGCAAGCGTTGCTACATCCTGCGCGCTTCCATCGCCTTGGCCATCCTGGCCATCTTCTGCGTGAGTGGCGTGACCCTGCTCCTGTATGCGATTCAGCTCTTCAACCTGCAGCTGACGCATGTGGTGGAAATCGTATTCGGATTATCCCTGATCAGTCTGATCGCTTCCCTGCTCTTCCTGCTGGAGGACTTTCGAATCACCCTGATTTCCCTGGACATCGAAATCGGCAGAAAAACCGAAGCCAAATAA
- the thyX gene encoding FAD-dependent thymidylate synthase, translated as MPEASLRVELLAVTPNALSLIYAAFRQCYHAGFVADMWPKLLSGEVDREVQADFVSKVLESGHDSPVEHVCFTFAAEGISRACSHQLVRHRIASYSQQSQRYVTDSMDYIMPPAIARIPEAKARFEAFMQEVGDAYADLRDILVAHGRKSKANEDARFVLPQAAETKIVVTMNCRSLHHFFNLRCCNRAQWEIRALADAMLEKCKQELPPIFSRGGARCEMLGYCPESGKFACGKYPTRENLT; from the coding sequence ATGCCTGAAGCCTCGCTCAGGGTTGAGCTGCTTGCTGTCACCCCGAATGCCCTGTCTCTGATCTATGCCGCGTTTCGGCAGTGCTATCATGCCGGTTTTGTTGCCGACATGTGGCCCAAGCTGCTGTCCGGCGAGGTCGACCGGGAGGTTCAGGCCGATTTCGTTTCCAAGGTGTTGGAGTCAGGCCACGACAGCCCGGTGGAACACGTCTGCTTCACGTTTGCGGCGGAAGGCATTTCCCGCGCGTGTTCCCATCAGCTCGTCCGGCATCGGATCGCGTCCTATTCCCAGCAGAGTCAGCGCTATGTCACGGACAGCATGGACTACATCATGCCTCCGGCCATTGCGCGAATTCCCGAGGCCAAGGCCCGGTTCGAGGCATTCATGCAGGAAGTCGGCGATGCCTACGCCGACCTGCGTGACATTCTCGTTGCCCATGGCCGCAAGTCCAAGGCCAACGAGGACGCCCGTTTCGTCCTGCCTCAGGCCGCGGAGACCAAGATCGTTGTTACCATGAATTGCCGGAGCCTGCACCATTTCTTCAATCTGCGCTGCTGCAATCGCGCACAGTGGGAGATTCGTGCGCTTGCCGACGCCATGCTTGAAAAATGCAAGCAGGAGCTTCCCCCCATATTCTCTCGGGGTGGTGCGCGGTGCGAGATGCTTGGTTATTGTCCGGAATCGGGCAAATTCGCCTGCGGCAAATATCCTACCAGAGAAAATCTGACTTAA
- the dnaA gene encoding chromosomal replication initiator protein DnaA translates to MMTTAWKQILNSLEKSLNPGLFSVWIKPLEGHVEGNRLKLLAPNAFVANWVRDRLLQVICEAAAEVMGGSPRVTVEVGAPRKAPAKKMLKPMVRSIAKPLGLPIADAPKAVTVSNWRFSFDDFVVGPSNELACAASKSICGNIFNSDHLFLSSAPGLGKTHLLHSIGQEICRHSNRNSLNVMSLSAEEFATRLVLAIKGNQVNQFKTRFREKADVLLLEDVHFFQGKEKMQDELLCTLKALNNRGCRVVLTSSFLPKELKKIDSQLVSRFCSGFLAHIGTPDFETRRRIVLEKARRLQVSVPVEVSDLLAERITTDIRQLESCLNNLVLKAKLLNRTVTMDMAWEVLENYAVHNASPDFPHIIEFICRSYDLSEEELRSKSRKRQIVLARNTAFFLARRHTEMSLKAIGERLGRRHSTVLKGIAKVEREMSQQTPLGRQLKSTVERLVS, encoded by the coding sequence ATGATGACAACTGCCTGGAAGCAAATCCTCAACTCTTTGGAGAAGAGCCTCAACCCTGGTCTTTTCAGCGTCTGGATCAAGCCGCTGGAAGGCCATGTCGAAGGCAACCGGCTGAAATTGCTTGCGCCGAACGCCTTTGTGGCCAACTGGGTCAGGGACCGTCTGCTTCAGGTCATCTGTGAAGCCGCTGCCGAGGTCATGGGTGGCTCACCACGAGTCACCGTGGAGGTGGGGGCGCCCCGCAAGGCGCCTGCCAAAAAAATGCTCAAACCCATGGTCCGGTCCATTGCCAAGCCGCTGGGCCTGCCCATTGCCGATGCGCCCAAGGCGGTTACCGTCAGCAATTGGCGGTTCAGCTTCGACGATTTCGTGGTCGGCCCCAGCAATGAGCTGGCCTGTGCGGCCAGCAAGTCCATTTGTGGTAATATCTTCAATTCCGATCATCTGTTTCTGAGTTCGGCTCCCGGTCTTGGCAAGACCCATCTGCTGCACTCCATCGGTCAGGAGATTTGCCGTCACTCCAATCGGAACAGCCTGAATGTCATGAGCCTGTCCGCCGAGGAATTCGCAACCCGGCTCGTACTCGCCATCAAGGGCAATCAGGTGAATCAGTTCAAGACCCGCTTTCGCGAGAAGGCCGACGTGCTCCTGCTGGAGGACGTGCATTTCTTTCAGGGCAAGGAGAAGATGCAGGACGAACTCCTGTGCACACTCAAGGCCCTGAACAATCGCGGTTGTCGCGTTGTCCTGACCAGTTCGTTCCTGCCCAAGGAGCTCAAGAAAATCGACTCCCAGCTCGTGTCGCGGTTCTGTTCCGGATTTCTTGCCCATATCGGCACCCCGGATTTCGAGACCAGACGGCGCATCGTGCTGGAAAAGGCGCGCAGGCTTCAGGTGTCCGTGCCCGTGGAAGTGTCCGATCTGCTGGCCGAGCGGATCACCACGGACATTCGTCAGTTGGAGAGCTGCCTGAACAATTTGGTGCTCAAGGCCAAGCTGCTGAACCGGACCGTGACCATGGACATGGCGTGGGAAGTGCTGGAAAATTACGCCGTGCACAATGCGTCCCCGGATTTTCCGCACATCATCGAATTCATTTGCCGCAGCTACGATCTCAGCGAGGAGGAGCTGCGCTCCAAGAGCCGCAAGCGGCAGATCGTGCTCGCGCGCAATACGGCTTTCTTTCTGGCCCGCAGGCATACCGAGATGTCGCTCAAGGCCATTGGCGAACGTCTTGGCCGCCGTCATTCGACGGTGCTCAAGGGTATTGCCAAGGTGGAAAGGGAAATGTCCCAGCAGACCCCGCTGGGAAGACAGCTCAAAAGCACTGTGGAGCGTCTCGTTTCCTAG